One window of the Corynebacterium glutamicum ATCC 13032 genome contains the following:
- a CDS encoding tyrosine-type recombinase/integrase, giving the protein MASERTAIINGTWMDFEMRERFEQAQREAEERMMETFFSYASRWIETRTNAQGKKLSQGVKDDYFRYIKSDRLSYWADYALCEITVADVREWYSDTIQDGKLTSMARSYSMMKSVMETAVEDGIIPMNPCKVRGGGNTKTGKKVDVPTDAELEAIIGALPSKYFCLAIVAAAGALRFGEIVALRTTDVDVYFDRSGFVDCVRIRISRSIRHTRYHGRVEGPPKTEAGVRSLYIYGKDAAEIAKHVDTIDVGLRLWSSMRDPDEPMPYHTFKHNWDRARESVHSKATVHSMRHYSGTKYAQVGATLKEVMARLGHSTPSAALRYQHSGERDEELAKRMAR; this is encoded by the coding sequence TTGGCCTCTGAACGCACGGCCATCATCAATGGCACATGGATGGATTTTGAGATGCGGGAGAGGTTCGAGCAGGCACAGCGCGAAGCCGAAGAACGCATGATGGAGACCTTCTTCAGTTATGCATCGAGGTGGATAGAAACCCGGACAAATGCCCAAGGAAAGAAACTCAGCCAAGGGGTGAAAGATGATTACTTTCGTTATATAAAATCAGATCGACTAAGTTATTGGGCTGATTATGCGCTCTGTGAAATCACTGTCGCTGATGTCCGTGAGTGGTATAGCGATACTATTCAGGACGGTAAATTGACCTCAATGGCGCGGAGTTACAGCATGATGAAGTCTGTCATGGAGACTGCAGTGGAGGATGGCATTATCCCGATGAATCCGTGCAAAGTCCGTGGCGGGGGTAATACGAAAACAGGCAAAAAGGTTGATGTCCCAACCGATGCCGAGCTTGAGGCGATCATTGGTGCACTGCCGAGTAAGTACTTTTGTTTGGCTATTGTTGCTGCCGCTGGTGCACTTCGATTCGGTGAAATCGTTGCGCTGCGTACCACTGATGTGGATGTTTATTTTGATCGCAGCGGATTTGTAGATTGTGTTCGAATAAGGATTTCTCGGAGCATTAGGCACACGAGATACCATGGCCGAGTTGAAGGTCCGCCTAAAACTGAAGCTGGTGTTCGTAGCCTCTATATCTATGGCAAAGATGCAGCAGAAATTGCCAAGCATGTGGACACGATTGATGTGGGTTTGCGACTATGGAGCTCGATGAGAGATCCTGATGAACCCATGCCGTATCACACCTTTAAGCACAACTGGGATAGGGCGCGGGAAAGTGTCCACAGTAAAGCGACCGTTCACTCGATGAGGCATTATTCGGGTACGAAGTATGCACAGGTTGGGGCGACACTCAAGGAGGTGATGGCGCGGCTGGGGCACTCAACACCTAGTGCAGCACTGCGTTATCAGCACTCAGGCGAGCGTGATGAAGAGCTAGCAAAGCGCATGGCGCGCTAA